In the genome of Dromiciops gliroides isolate mDroGli1 chromosome 1, mDroGli1.pri, whole genome shotgun sequence, the window CAATTAAAAACATGTTTGATTTGGTCATTATAGAAATATACAGTTTAGTCATTCACTTATTTCATGTGTTCTTATCTGTGAATGTAGATTGTAATTTCCTCAAGGAGAGGAATTGTTTCATATTTCTATATCCCCACAGTGTCAGGTATAATATTtcataaaaaaattgttttgaatgAATCATTTGGTCAATTCAAACAGGTACCATTATAGTATCCTTTGTTTTCACCTTGTGGCCATATCTGGAACTACACCTGTCCTTCAGCCAatcaatcgacaagcatttattaagcgcctgctatgtgccagggatcAAGGAAACAAATCTTTCTACCACAAAGCTATTCTTTGAGGATGTCTGTTTTGATGTCCAAAAGTCTGGGCCATTATCAGTAATCTCGAAGGTAGACTTGAACAATGAATACTCCTTTGtcacagggaaggaaggagttggTGCTAGACCCCATTATGAAATTTCTAAGCAATCATGTTGTTTCCTTCACCTCAGCTTTGTAAacctgttttgttctttgttttctatttctcaaAAGCTATAAAAGGGCAGTTTTTAATCTGTTTGGGGTCTTTGGCATAAATAAATGTACTCATTTATTGACAGGCAACATGctccttttaataaatgttatcttgGTCAAAAAATTACCTTAACTTGTTAAATTTTACCCATGATAAACAGAAATATTTAtcatagctctttttgtggtggcaaaaattgttatttgaggtttttatgaccccatcttttggctagaattaaaaaaacgaCAACCTCGGCActcacactggcctggggctccgcaagcCGCACAGTCctccacccactagttgtagctTTCGCCATGGCACTgacacctcacatcatcactacTCACTGAtgcttacatgggcctggcaaaattataatgattggaagcccagtgagggcagtcatgtgactgtcagagtggccagccaattggctgggggctgtgtgtggtcagcctggggtctgctgggaagaagggaggttttttgccattctagcttgaagctggaaggcgacaggacgctgctgtgtgttctcagctgattcctggacagtggtattgttcaggttgtataatttccctttccccattttatttcctttcccttaatcctactgattctgtttgtgtttttttaagtttgttcttgttaaataaatcttgctctgttttgagggagattgtctgtctccttccttgccccaatattgtagtgagctgcctagctaacactccccaattaaaaattggtccctacacagcaaaactaaaaataaaatattatataaatgtaaagacaAATACCTTTTTAAAGTTGTAAGAACTATGATTAATGACCACTCATGATTCTaggggactgatgatgaaattcTACCACTTGGTAGTGAGATGATAGTTTTAGGGTGGGGGATGaggcatgtatatgcatacataatacactcatacacacatactaatatatacatacacatacatacatacatacacacatattgttcatcctttgttttcaaagatgcCAAACAACAACATGATATTGAGGTAAGGGTACAGTGTGTTCAGCTGTCAATGAACAGTCCAATATgagtttggaaggctctaccCCAAGTAGTGCATTTAAACATTTGGGACAGAGATGTATCcagatttgcacatctcatgtttctgtTGTACTAATTCTGCTCTGCTCATAGAGTAcatacagcaccttctttgattcAGGTACTCCAGACTGGAAGATCCTGTGCCCACATTTTCCATGTCTCACAGTTGATATCAAAGTTCTTCAAAATGGCCCTTGTACAGTTTCTTCTTACCATCATGTGAGTGCTTGCATTGTGTGAGTTattcataaaatagtcttttgggtAAGTGTGAGTTTGGCATTTGGTATATGTGGCCAGGTCCTCAGAGTTGttctctctgcagtagagtttgaatgcttgttTTTTCAGCTCAAAAGAGTGGATcttagtgtctggtaccttatcttgccaagtaatcttcagaatcttcctaagacaattcgaGTGGAAATgattcagttttctggcatggcaCTGATAGACTAAGTTTCACAGGCATGAGTTACAGGAGttgaaatttcagagttcaatATCAGTAggtagtaaatgaaaaaaaattgtaagaatTTCTGAAGAACACCTAAAAAGACAATGACTAATAAGAGAATGTCATTCTAgggaaataaattcattttaaaatactattatttattctattgaagagttaaaaataataatacaaacatCTGTATTCAGATGGCATGTGGCTCTTTAGCTACTAACTATTTTGCACAAATGCTACTTGCTATGTGCTAAAACTGTAATTTTGTGATCAAGATAAAGAATTTTGAAAGGATGGTATTATTTTACATTCTAGTTTTGCATAATGAAAACTTTTTGGCAAATATGTCATatcaaattctttcttttggggtttCAGAtgtaaatcaatcaattaacaagtatttattaagtacctactatgtgtcaggcaatgtactagatgctgaggatacaaagacaaagaatgaaacagctCCTAGTTGCAAgcaacttgtttttattttgaatttttaaatatatttaatgttctagTTAAGAACCAGCTACAAAGTAGTTATAAGATTTAGGGCAAGGTGCCAAAGCCTTTGCCCTAATCCTCACTCTAGGttcaattcttcatctgttaaaaaaaaacaatggtgGAGGGGGTATgtgttggatgagatgacctctaatgttctttctagtTCTCTTGTTCTATGATTTGATGATATTCACTCAGTGAAGAGCTTTTGAGTTAACATATTCTTCACAGCTGTTTTCACATCCTTATTCCTCAGACTGTAGATCAAGGGGTTGAGCATGGGAGTCACCACACCATAGAACAGGGAGATGAGTTTGTCTGATATTTGTTGTTTATCCACTCCAAGAGAATCTTTAGACTTAGGTTTTGCATACATGAAGAGGATGGTCCCATAGAATATAATAACCACAGTCAAATGGGCAGAGCAGGTGGAGAAAGCTTTGCGTTTTCCTTCTGCAGAAGGGATCCTCAGAATGGTGGAAATGATGAAAACAtaggaaacaaaaatgaagagaacTGGCATAACTAGAAAAATCATATTTGCCACTACCATGCTAATCACATTGGTTATGATATCTGCACAGGCCAGTTTGAGGACAGCTAGAATCTCACAAGTGAAATGATTGATGACATTGTCACCACAAAAAGGCAATTGCATTGCAAGAGATGTCTGCACAACTGAGTTGACAGCTCCTGCTATCCAGGATCCCATTGCCATTGGCACATAGGCAACTTTGCTCATGATGATGGGATATCTCAGGGGATTGCAGATGGCCACATAGCGATCAAATGCCATCATGCTCAGGAGGACACACTCAGTTGCTCCCATAGCGAAGGATAGAAACATTTGCACTGTacagccagagaaggaaattgttTTCCTTGGGGTGAGGAAGCTGTCTAGAATTAAAGGGACAGAAGAGGTTGTATAGCAAATGTCCAGGAAGGAGAGATTACCGAGGAAGAAGTACATGGGTGTGTGCAGGTGGGAGTCATAGATAGTTACTATGATAAGAATACCATTTCCCAGAAGAATTATGAAGTACATCACTAGGATTAGCACAAAGAAAATTTTCTCAAGTTTTGGATGGGCAGAAAGTCCTAGGAGAACAAATCTTGTAACATAGGTGGTCTCATTTGCTCCTTCCATTTATTTCCTGTTTGTCACCTGCAAGAATTCAGAGTACCAAGCATATCATTCTTTCAGTATTACAGGATCACCACTGCTTTATATTTGGATGAAGTTTGAAATTTCTGGGTCTGCATTTGCTGTTTTCACTAACCCTTTTAAGAATTATGCCAACAGATAGCAGAAAAatgactaattaattaattaattcattcattcatcaattaatattcattaagtgcctcctTCATTCCAGGAATTGtgataggtgctggggatacaaaaccaaagatGAAACAGTACCTGCTATCAAGGAGTGTATATTCTATTAGGAGGAAACATCATGAGCCCAGAGAAGTAGAttttatattcatacatacatacacacatctatatatacatgtttattcaCTATATATGTCCATGGGTGTGCATATATAATGAATTAAAAGTTATTTGGGGGAGCAACTTGTGGAACAGGATAGGATAGTGGCACTTGACCTGAGCTTTGTAGGGAGATATTCTGTACAGCAGACATGAGGAGTGAATGAATTCTAGAGATGGAATTCATGACCCAGTCCTTTCCCACAAGAAGCTAACAGGGAAGATATGACAAATACACAGACCAATATAATGTGAAACAGAATGTAATAAAGCCAAAAGGGAGAtcaaatcaaagaaaatttaaagataGGAGGAATAACTTTAGTTGGGGTGGTGTACCATAGATTTTCATGGAGGATGTGGTACttgagttgggacttgaaggaagatgaggatttcAAATAGATAGTGATGTGGAAGGAGAACCAAGGAATAGCAGATGCTCTCTATAAATGTATGGTGTTGGGAAAGGGCAAAGAAAAATATGGACAGAACGTAGAATATGTGATGGGTTTAGTGTAGTGAAACAGGATTAGAAAGGTAAACTGGAACTGCATTTTGTAGGGTCTTAAATTCCAAGCTAAGgaattttgcattttatactatAGGCAACAGAGAACCACTAAATATTTTTGAtcagggaaatgacatggtcagacatataCAAGGAAGATTTTGGGGGAAGCTATGGGGAGGATAGATTAGAGATGGAAGatgctggagaaagaaagatgaataagGAGGTTGTTAAAATAGGGTGGTGGCAAACTAAGTGGAAAAGCAGTTTTGAGAGGTATTAAGGAGGGAGAATTGTCTGGATTTGGTGACTGTGGGTATGAGTGAGATGGAAGAGTTATGGATAATTCTGAGGTTTTGAGCCTAAGTAACTGGAGGGATAGTGGTATAATCATCATAAATAAAGAAGATGGGAAGAGAGGCATATTTTTGGGAAGATGAAAAGGCCAATTTgggacatgttgattttgaagTGTTAGAAGGATATTCAGGTGTCCAAAAGACACTTGGAATTATATGATTGGAACTCAAGGAGAGCTCAGGGTTAGGCATATAAATTTAAAAGTCACCtgtatagagatggtaattgaagCTATGGGAATAGataagaacacacacatacacatattgaacagagagagagagagagagagagagagagagagagagagagagagagagagagagagagagagagtccaagCACAGCATCTTAAGGGTACTCATACTCTTGATATGAGAAAAAGACAATGAACCAATCATGGGGATGGAGAAGTTGTCTCGTGAGAGGAGAATCATAGAGCAAAGtcagaaacaaagggaaaaatatcaagaaaagagTCGTCAACAAgtgttaagtgctagagatgcCTGTGACACTA includes:
- the LOC122736166 gene encoding olfactory receptor 13C7-like; translation: MEGANETTYVTRFVLLGLSAHPKLEKIFFVLILVMYFIILLGNGILIIVTIYDSHLHTPMYFFLGNLSFLDICYTTSSVPLILDSFLTPRKTISFSGCTVQMFLSFAMGATECVLLSMMAFDRYVAICNPLRYPIIMSKVAYVPMAMGSWIAGAVNSVVQTSLAMQLPFCGDNVINHFTCEILAVLKLACADIITNVISMVVANMIFLVMPVLFIFVSYVFIISTILRIPSAEGKRKAFSTCSAHLTVVIIFYGTILFMYAKPKSKDSLGVDKQQISDKLISLFYGVVTPMLNPLIYSLRNKDVKTAVKNMLTQKLFTE